A DNA window from Aspergillus nidulans FGSC A4 chromosome I contains the following coding sequences:
- a CDS encoding Zn(II)2Cys6 transcription factor (transcript_id=CADANIAT00006882) translates to MSSQNRTLTGCGTCRNRHVKCDEARPTCENCQQQGLECLGYERQLIWSSHDADRVFAALYFPVYFVTGRKMTRMITAGLEHQSASATLARLENGSANALRLEGAIFKGPFGVQVLPNPASANNNQDEPHSDQIEHDLLEWDPLWPAIAGDSATFDGLYDVPGSSGNATILDPVLDVMNDRQSLLPPSLGTDLDELIYQPTSLSLAPIVPSLEVSRNKNIPPQAAELLRYFKVNVISLSFPLKNRRQCPWQAVHLPAAISAFAELSIHHTTSHTRMSLFYSLLAASCLNKQHLDLALNEEVLGPKRAKYKEILTAVLSMVMLSIFKEESSSAQAFLVDAEHLIRIRGLPKQHKSLKVRSLYHIYTFLRIMAESTCGYALQDIFPDRPSSSLLAIEPSPESLRSFRLADVIRVANEQELLHRDGPTVDARIAVELKRRASMLEQYILSWEQSPEFKPNDPTTITNGLDTAIDQNLTATHFMIKAMHQALILFYYRRVANISALILQDTVRNCLNFLNRYDKARVEESRNEPCYTPNTAFLWPGFVAACEALEPDMQSGLLEWLVVTGHRTSLGPFFCSCGDCATEIQSGNFPLKQL, encoded by the exons ATGTCCTCACAGAACCGCACTCTCACGGGCTGCGGGACATGTCGCAATCGCCATGTAAAGTGCGACGAAGCGCGCCCTACTTGCGAAAATTGCCAGCAGCAGGGCCTGGAATGTCTCGGCTACGAGCGCCAGTTGATTTGGTCGAGTCATGATGCCGACCGAGTATTCGCCGCCCTCTATTTTCCGGTATACTTCGTTACAGGC CGAAAGATGACGCGAATGATCACAGCCGGTCTTGAACACCAGTCTGCCAGCGCTACTTTGGCTAGATTGGAAAATGGAAGCGCGAACGCCTTACGCTTGGAAGGTGCTATATTCAAAGGCCCTTTTGGTGTTCAGGTGTTGCCAAATCCGGCATCTGCAAATAACAACCAAGATGAGCCACACTCTGACCAGATTGAGCATGACCTATTGGAATGGGATCCTCTCTGGCCCGCCATCGCAGGAGACTCTGCTACGTTCGATGGGCTGTACGATGTACCTGGGAGCTCGGGAAATGCGACTATATTAGACCCTGTATTGGACGTGATGAACGATCGTCAgtctctccttccaccttcTCTAGGCACCGACCTCGACGAGCTCATATACCAGCCCACCTCTCTATCTTTGGCACCAATCGTTCCGTCCCTTGAGGTCTCACGAAACAAGAATATACCTCCCCAAGCAGCCGAGCTGCTGCGGTACTTCAAAGTGAACGTCATCTCGCTCTCGTTCCCTTTGAAGAATCGCCGGCAATGCCCCTGGCAGGCAGTGCATCTCCCAGCTGCAATTAGCGCATTTGCAGAGCTCAGCATTCATCACACCACAAGCCACACTAGGATGTCGCTTttttattctcttcttgctgcCAGCTGCCTCAATAA GCAACATCTTGATTTAGCCCTGAACGAGGAAGTCTTGGGGCCTAAGCGGGCCAAGTATAAGGAGATCCTTACTGCCGTTCTGTCAATGGTGATGCTCTCG ATATTTAAAGAAGAAAGTTCTAGCGCACAAGCGTTCCTAGTCGATGCAGAGCATCTCATTCGCATACGGGGTCTCCCCAAACAACACAAGTCACTCAAGGTCCGATCTCTGTACCACATATACACTTTCCTGCGCATCATGGCCGAAAGCACATGCGGATATGCCCTACAAGACATTTTCCCCGACcgtcccagctccagcttgcTCGCAATCGAGCCATCGCCAGAGTCCCTACGAAGCTTCCGCTTGGCGGAC GTTATCCGCGTGGCTAACGAACAGGAACTACTCCACCGCGATGGTCCAACAGTTGATGCGCGCATCGCTGTAGAGTTAAAGCGGCGCGCGAGCATGCTCGAGCAATACATTCTCTCGTGGGAGCAGTCTCCCGAATTCAAACCAAACGATCCCACGACGATCACAAACGGTCTGGATACTGCCATTGATCAGAACCTGACAGCAACCCATTTTATGATCAAAGCAATGCACCAGGCGCTAATCCTGTTCTACTACCGTCGCGTTGCCAACATCAGCGCTTTGATCCTGCAAGATACTGTTCGCAACTGCCTTAACTTCCTGAACCGCTATGACAAAGCCCGCGTTGAGGAAAGCCGGAATGAGCCGTGTTATACCCCTAACACAGCATTCCTCTGGCCTGGCTTCGTTGCAGCTTGCGAAGCACTAGAACCTGATATGCAGAGCGGTCTGCTAGAATGGCTTGTTGTGACAGGCCATAGGACCTCCTTAGGCCCTTTTTTCTGTAGCTGCGGGGACTGCGCA ACTGAGATCCAGTCCGGGAACTTTCCTCTAAAACAGCTCTAG
- a CDS encoding uncharacterized protein (transcript_id=CADANIAT00006883): MYPSTHSPLLVESLLPVEMPLPLPLSAVAKRAPAQLTHILKLRASRIFLSSLLLWLLLYAYCRTRFWRDPHSAFFQEAHVYDLDYSLYREREGTHFLARHNAPTTRPGEEFHYHYTKNNSEGGSETPAVCVAIVTVRREQDTYFDASVGSLLEGLTEHERKPLHLSVLFADIDPAVHPSWGQKWVERLVDQVGGYNVSAEQLEDLRKWEAERNFYRKGVFDYIYALRTCQGVNAPYTLIFEDDIILATGWFARTLKSLAEISRREAGANQGHSHAAKNQKPWLYLRLFYTETALGWSSADFAYEHMPLIFLTLTALSFTALYFLQRSRRFQPLHLDTPSILVISLLCIPAFTALAYMVGKYNLMPLRGVVQMNKFGCCTQGLLFPAQQVDRLIGFLEDRGHGQTDSLIEEYADLNGLNRYAVALPLLQHVGLKSSRDNTDVNTQSTWAFWFETNKPEALRREHAELLGDADVQQMLELPCPRLP, from the exons ATGTACCCTTCCACCCACTCTCCACTACTCGTTGAAAGCCTGCTCCCAGTCGAGatgcctctgcctctgccactAAGCGCCGTAGCCAAACGGGCTCCCGCTCAGCTCACGCACATCCTCAAGCTGCGCGCCTCACGAATCTTCCTGTCCAGCCTACTGCTCTGGCTCCTGCTCTACGCCTACTGCCGGACGAGATTCTGGCGCGACCCACACTCCGCCTTCTTTCAGGAAGCCCACGTCTACGATCTGGACTACAGCTTGTACCGCGAGCGCGAAGGCACGCATTTCCTCGCGCGGCACAATGCACCTACCACCCGGCCTGGGGAGGAGTTTCATTACCACTACACGAAAAACAATAGCGAGGGCGGGAGCGAGACCCCGGCCGTGTGCGTCGCCATAGTCACGGTGCGTCGCGAACAGGACACGTACTTCGACGCATCAGTCGGCTCGCTCTTGGAGGGGCTGACCGAGCACGAGCGCAAGCCGCTGCATCTCAGCGTTCTGTTTGCCGACATAGACCCGGCGGTGCATCCCAGCTGGGGGCAGAAATGGGTCGAGAGGCTTGTTGACCAGGTGGGCGGGTATAATGTGTCTGCagagcagctggaggatctGCGCAAGTGGGAAGCGGAGAGGAATTTCTATAGGAAAGGGGTCTT TGACTACATCTACGCACTGCGGACCTGCCAGGGCGTCAACGCGCCTTACACGctcatcttcgaggacgaCATCATCCTGGCCACGGGGTGGTTCGCGCGGACACTCAAGAGCCTGGCGGAGATCAGCAGACGTGAAGCTGGAGCCAACCAGGGCCATAGCCATGCCGCGAAGAACCAGAAGCCATGGCTGTACCTGCGGCTCTTTTACACGGAGACCGCGCTGGGCTGGAGCAGCGCTGACTTCGCATACGAACACATGCCGCTGATCTTCCTCACGCTCACGGCATTATCATTCACAGCTCTCTATTTCCTCCAGCGCTCTCGCCgcttccagcccttgcaCCTCGACACGCCCAGCATTCTCGTCATTTCTCTCCTCTGCATTCCCGCATTCACAGCGCTGGCGTACATGGTGGGGAAATACAACCTCATGCCGCTCCGCGGCGTGGTGCAGATGAACAAGTTCGGGTGCTGCACCCAGGGCCTGTTATTCCCGGCGCAGCAGGTGGATAGGCTGATAGGCTTCTTGGAAGACAGGGGGCATGGGCAGACAGACTCGCTGATTGAGGAGTATGCGGACCTGAATGGGCTGAACAGGTATGCGGTTGCGCTACCGCTGCTGCAGCATGTGGGCCTGAAGTCCAGCAGGGACAATACGGATGTCAATACACAAAGTACATGGGCGTTTTGGTTTGAAACGAATAAGCCAGAGGCCTTGAGGAGGGAGCATGCGGAGTTGTTGGGCGATGCTGATGTGCAGCAAATGTTGGAGTTACCGTGCCCTAGACTACCATAG
- a CDS encoding uncharacterized protein (transcript_id=CADANIAT00006884), with amino-acid sequence MPFPAMDHFLESSDAQAPFLRDCKGRCGRLLIGRLAAGLDHIVTIVMAGILGIYGLVVSVLIANNLAQTVALYTSLLQLGAGLAVGLCGLAAGFAIGIVGDAGVRGTAQQPRLYVGMILVLIFAEVLGLYGLIVALLMNARAGVIDFKCSS; translated from the exons ATGCCTT TCCCAGCTATGGA CCACTTTTTGGAGTCCTCGGATGCACAAGCGCCATT CCTACGGGACTGCAAAGGCCGGTGTGGGCGTCTGCTCATCGGGCGTCTTGCGGCCGGACTTGATC ACATCGTGACCATTGTTATGGCTGGCATCCTAGGCATCTACGGCCTGGTGGTCTCGGTGCTGATTGCCAACAACCTCGCGCAGACGGTCGCTCTGTACACGAGTCTGCTTCAGCTGGGCGCCGGCCTGGCGGTTGGGCTTTGCGGGCTGGCTGCTGG GTTTGCAATTGGGATCGTCGGCGATGCAGGCGTGAGGGGGACCGCGCAGCAGCCAAGACTTTACGTGGGCATGATCCTTGTTCTGATCTTTGCTGAGGTCTTGG GCTTGTATGGACTAATTGTCGCGCTTCTAATGAACGCCAGGGCGGGCGTTATCGACTTCAAATGCAGTAGTTGA